The genomic window CGCGTCTTTCATCAGGGTCCGAGCAATAGGCTCAACATGACCGGTTGTAGTTTGGCAGTCCTTCACCACCTCGCATCGGCAACGAAAGTCAGCAAACGTGATCAAGAGAACAGTAGAGACAAAAACCTAAAGACCAACCGGTCAGTTGCAATGACGGGGAAGCCCTTGTAGTAATTTAGACGACAAAATAATTTGGTTGAAGTGTCGCCTAAATCCGGTATGCTTGTCAAAGAAAAGTTAAAAAACCACATATAACCAGATTGTTACTATAACTTTGGATATAGGCCATCCGATATAGGCGGCCTAAAAATTCGCGGATGAATGCTCAAGTAGTTTCTCAAGATTCGCCCAAGCTGCTCGACCGGATGCGGGCGGAGATCCGCTTGCGCCACTACAGCATTCGTACCGAGCAGGCGTATGTTGATTGGGCGCGGCGCTATATTCTGTTTCATGACAAGCGCCATCCTCGGGAGATGGGGGCTGAGGAGGTGCGGGACTTTCTGTCGCATCTGGCTACTGAGCGCAATGTTTCGGCCTCGACGCAGGGGCAGGCAAAATCGGCTTTGCTGTTTCTGTATCGGGAGGTGCTGCATATCGAGTTGCCTTGGCTGGACGAGGTGATTTCGGCAAAGACGGCCAAGCGCTTGCCGGTGGTGTTGACGCAAACCGAGGTGCGTCATCTGATCGGTGCAACTTCGGGCACAATGGGAATTATCGTCAGTTTGTTATATGGGACGGGGATGCGCTTGCTGGAAGCCTTGCGCTTGCGGGTGAAGGACGTGGAGTTCGAGCGTCGCGAGATTATTGTGCGGCAGGGTAAGGGTAATAAAGATCGGGTGACGGTGTTGCCGGAAAATCTGCTGTTGCCACTTAAGGCGCATCTAGAGCGGGTGAAGGCGTTGCACGAACGCGATTTGGCGGAGGGATTTGGTGAGGTGCAGTTGCCCGATGCACTGGAACGGAAATATCCCAAGGCGGGTAGGTCGTGGGGTTGGCAGTTTGTGTTCCCCTCGGTGTCTCGCTCGACTGATCCGCGCTCCGGTGTGATTCGGCGGCATCATTTGTATGAGGCTAGTGTGCAGCGGGCGGTGCGCGAAGCGGCCAAGCTGGCTGAGATCGCTAAGCCGGTGTCTCCACACACGTTGCGCCACTCCTTCGCCACGCATCTTTTGCAAAACGGTTACGACATACGCACGGTGCAGGAATTGTTGGGCCACAAGGATGTGCAGACCACGATGATTTACACGCATGTGCTTAACAAGGGCGGGCGCGGTGTGGTCAGTCCGCTGGATCGCTGAGTGGCTTAGCGATATTCTGGCCCGGCTGGGGTAGTATCGTTGGCGTCCAGTATTTCGACGGAAATTTTTACATTCGTGTTGATGTAGCCTTGGTCGTTGGTTTTTCCCATTAGCAAGAATGCGGGGGGGGAAACGTCGATCTGCGGCCCTTGGCATTGCCTGCTGCGTTTGTTGTCCGAGTGCGAGGCAGGGCAGAAATCGGTGATGTAGAGCACCATCGATGGGGTGGCTTTGGGATATTTGCCTACTTGTCGGGTGAGTTCATCGACATACACATTCGGTAGGTAGTTGTTGATGGGCGGTACGTTGTGATTGATCTGCGAGAGTAGGGATGGCTCGCCCTGCTGGCCGCAGTATTCGGTAGTTAGGCATTTGATCCGGACTTTTCTTCCACAGAGTTGCAAATTTTCAGCGCAACTCGGTTCGCCATTCCCATTGCTTGCACATTTTTTCATGCCCAGTAGTGAGGTCGAGTCGCTGGGCGCGAGATGCCAAAGGAAATACTCTCCGCTGTGGTAGCGCATGTCGCCGACGGCGTTGTCGCATGCGAGTCCGCCGAAACTGTCTGACAAGGGGCCTGCGTTCGAGCGCCATTCGCCATTTTTGCGGTAGGTGTTGTCGGTGGTGTTGATGATGGTCATGCGCATGGTGTCGTGGCGATCCCAGCCATCGGTGGTGCAAGCACTGAGCAGTAGCAGGAGGAGTGAGCCTGTTGCTAGGGTGAACTTGGACCGGTTGAGCGCGGGGAGTAAGGGGCCGAACTCTTGGCGTATGTGGACAGTGGCAACTTCACTCATGGAAACGCGGCATCTCATGGTTCGGGCGTGTGGTGGTTCGGTGGCTGGGGGATTGTGGGCGGTAGCCGTGCAAGTGGACGGACTTTAGGGGCGGAGCGTTGAG from Ferriphaselus amnicola includes these protein-coding regions:
- a CDS encoding integron integrase; its protein translation is MNAQVVSQDSPKLLDRMRAEIRLRHYSIRTEQAYVDWARRYILFHDKRHPREMGAEEVRDFLSHLATERNVSASTQGQAKSALLFLYREVLHIELPWLDEVISAKTAKRLPVVLTQTEVRHLIGATSGTMGIIVSLLYGTGMRLLEALRLRVKDVEFERREIIVRQGKGNKDRVTVLPENLLLPLKAHLERVKALHERDLAEGFGEVQLPDALERKYPKAGRSWGWQFVFPSVSRSTDPRSGVIRRHHLYEASVQRAVREAAKLAEIAKPVSPHTLRHSFATHLLQNGYDIRTVQELLGHKDVQTTMIYTHVLNKGGRGVVSPLDR